Genomic DNA from Gaiellales bacterium:
CACGACCGAGCCGTCGGGCGCCTTGAGGGCGATCGTGTAGTTCGTCACCGAGGACGAGGAGATTCGGACGCTGACGCGGTGGCCGGTCGTGCCGGAGAAGCTGATGTTGGCCTTCTCACCGGCAGACGTGGTGGTGGCCGTGATCGGCGTGCCGTCGAGCGTGATGGACGTGGAGGAGGCCGCCGCATTCCCTGCGGTCAGCATTGCCACGAACGCGACGGCCAGCGCGATCCGTGACGTGATGCGGGGGACGTGCAGAGACGGGAACATGAGGATCCTCTACGAGACGACAGGGATGAAAACCTGGCGCAGCCGGACCGCCGCACCTCCTCGCATGGTCGGAGCACACAGCGTGCGGAGCGACCCCCGTATAGGTGATTCGCGGTTCATGTGTTGCGCGCCGGGCTTCTGGGGAGCGGTTGTCCGCCCGGCCGTTTCGGCCCCGTGGCGAAGCGGGCGGACGAGACCTGCTCTGGTATCCTTCCCGGCGCCCGTTGCGGGGTCGTCTAATGGTAGGACGCCTGACTCTGGATCAGGTAGTCGGGGTTCGAGTCCCTGCCCCGCAGCCTCACGAAACACCTGCTGACCGCACTGTTTCGCCTCAATCCGCAGCGCCGCTCGTCTCGGGCTCGGCGGGTGAGCGGACGGGCTGCAATTTCGGCCCAGGCCGTCGCGGCAGTCGCCGAACGTCGCGGTTGCAGATGCCGGCCTCCCGGTGCGCTGACGCGTGCGGGTACTATCGGTGTGCATGGGGACTCGCCTCCCTGTGCCGGGCCGGGGCAGTTACCGCTGCGCCCGGCCGCTTTGCATCTGTCCCCCGCCATCGTCGATCGTCAGCCACCGCGGCTCGACGGGATGGACCTGCCGCTCGGCCGGCGCGGCCAGTGCAAAACGGCGGCGAGGCGCGAGATCGGATCGACAAGGATCAACCTTCTCGGTCATGAGGGTACTCCGTTGTCTTTCCAGACAACGAACGCCGAGCCGCGTGGCGGACGCGGTCGTCGCGCGGACGGGTAGTGGATTCGGCAGCGACGGTGGATGTATGAGATAGTGGCAACTTCCACGTGAGATGCGTGTGAGGGGCGCGTTTTCCACACCCATAGAAGGGGGCATCCTGATGCCACGAAAGCTTCGCGCGTTCTTCGCGGGGTGGGCGATACTCCTGTGCGCCGCCATTGCGGCAGCACCGGCGAACGCAGCAACACCCGGTAACTACACGTACACCGTGCAAGGCGGAGCGACATTCCCGCTGCTTACGACCGGTCTGATCATTCCCTTTGCTGGGCAGACGGATGACACGACCGTGCTGATGACCACCTCCTCGACGAGGCCGTTCAGGCTACCGTTCGCGCTGCACGTATACGGGCACAACTACAGCAGCGTTCGGGTTTCCTCTAACGGAAACCTTCAGTTCGGCGGCGCCAACAGCGCTGCATTTACGAACAATGCGCTGCCAGACTCCCAGTTCTCCACGGGCGGAGCAAACGCCACACTGTTCCCGTTCTGGGATGATCTGTATTTCGTACCGTCAGACACGGGACACTTCTTCAACGAAGGGATCTTCACGAAGACGTCGGGTGTTGCGCCCAACAGGACGTTCGTGATCTCCTGGCAGGGCCACGCGTTCAACAGCGAGTCGTACTTCGTGCTCGTCCAGGCCGTGTTCAAGGAGAGTAGTCAGACGATCAGGTACCGCTACGGGTCACGCGACAATCAGACCTCGGGAGCGCCATCAGAGACGATCGGCGCGCAGTTCATCAGCCCGACGATTGCGAGCGACTTCCTGCAGATCGCGTTCAATCCGGCGCCTCCCGGCGCGGTTGCACCCGGCACGCAGTTCATCCTGACTCACCACTAGCAGCATGGCGCTCGCACCCCGCACCCGAACGGTGCGGGGTGCGAGCGCTCTCGCGCACTGCCACTCGGGATGTCTTTGAGGACATGCGTGCCGCGGTCGTCGAACGTGAGGAAGGAGCCGTCCACGAGATCCCCGAACGGCGCTCGACACCAGCACCTCTCCGGGCTGTGCCATGGCAGCGATGCCTGCGCCGAGGAGACGGCAATACCACGCGTTCCGCCTTCGCGCGGCGGTGCATCCGGCCCGGCCGGCATCCCATGGCCGGCTTGACGAGTTCAAGGCGATCGAGTACGTTGGTCGGCCGCGGCCCCGCGGGCTGTTGCTCACATCGCGTGGTGCGCCGCGCAGAAAGGACGCCGCTTTGCGCCGTCTCATCCTGGTCGCCACGGCGACCGCGCTGATGCTCATGGCCGGATCCGCGGGAACGTCAGCCGCGACCGCGACCACACCCGCGCTCGCCTCGTCACACGTCTACCTGATCATCGGTGAGAACACGGAGTACACCCAGGTCAGCAAGATCGATGCGCCCTACATCCTCGGAAACCTGAAGCCCCGTTCTGCCTGGCTTACCAACTACTTCGCCCTGACGCACTTCTCCGAAGCCAACTACGTCGGCATGATGTCGGGCCAGTACACGCACTGCCAGCAGTTCGACTACTCGGCCGCCGACTGTCACCAGGACGTCGGAAACTTGTTCAGCCAGCTGGATGGCCGGCATGTGACATGGCAGAGCTGGATGGAGTCCATGCCGGAACCGTGCGGCCTGACCAGCTCCGGCGCAGCGAAGACGCTGAACCACTACGGCGCCAAGCACAACCCCGCGATCTTCTTCGACAACATCGAAGGTTCCGGCGGTGTGTGGGGCGCGCCCGGCGATGAGTGCATCGCGAACGACCTGCCAACGGGCGGAACCGGCCCCAACGACATGAGCGTGTTCAACACGGCCGTGCGGAACCACGATACGGCGCAGTTCAACCTCGTCGTCCCCAACGAGTGCGAGGACGGGCACGACAACTGCCAGCCAAAGAAGAACCGCCTCACCCAGTTCGACACCTTCCTGAGCCGGGAGGTGCCGATCATCCAGGGCGCCGACCCCAACGCCCTCATCATCGTGACGTTCGACGAGGGCACCTCCAACAAGGGGCCGGCCAGCTCGAAGCAGTTCACCGGTGGCGGCAACGTCGTATTCCTGGCGCTCGGCCCGCTGGTGCACCCTGGCGTCTACCAGTCGACGTCCAACCACTTCGGGCTGCTTGCGACGCTCGAGGACGGCTACGGCGCTCCGCGGCTCGCCGGCGCCTCGTCGACGGACGCTATCGGCGGCATCTGGAAGTAACGCCGCCGCATTCACGTTTCCCTCCGGCGGCATGCCCGCCGGAGGGAAACGTTGCGCCGGTGGGTGCGAAGGCGTATCGTCGGCGGCCGCGGTCAAGAAGTGGCCACCGAGGGGGGCATGCGGTGACGGTCATCACCGAGCAGGATCTCAGGCACGAGCTGGACCGGCTGCGGCCGTTTCATCACAGCATCGAGCTGCCGTACGGGCTCAACACCTTCGATGCAGCGACGTCGCGCCGCCCTGTCGAAGGCGTTCGCGTCGACAGCTTCGTTCGTCATGCCTACCCAGCGCTGCTCGACCGCTACGGCGGTACGCTCGCCGGCAAACGCGTGCTGGACGTCGGCTGCAATTGCGGCGGCTTCTCGTTCGAGGCGGCCAAGGCGGGTGCCGAGGCCGTGATGGGGATCGACCTGGCCGACCGGTACATCGAGCAGGCGAACCTGATCCGTCGCGTCCTCGGCCTCGACCAGACCGAGTTCCGTGTCATGGCGATCGAGGATGTCACCCCCGAGACGGTGGGACGGTTCGACGTGGTGCTGTGCCTGGGCGTCCTGTACCACCTGGAAAGCCCGGTGGCGGCGATGCGGTCGCTGAGTGGTGTCTGCGACGACGTCATGCTTGTGGATACGAACATCACCGCCAGTCGCTGGCTGAAGAAGCCGTTCTGGCGGACGAACGTGCCCGTGCCCGGCCGTGAGGACGGCACCACGGGCGCGTGGCGGTCGGACCGCCGCGTATTCCAGTGCACGCCGAATGCGCCGGCGGTCGAACAGCTTCTCGACTTCGTCGGGTTCCCGGATGTGATCCAGCTCCCGAACCGGGAACCTTCCCTGGATCGGCGGTACAAGAAGGGACGCCGAGCAACGTTCCTGGCGACCGCCGGCGCGGTGGCTGGCTGACTGCTCGCTGTTTCCAACGCGCCGGCGCTCAGGCGACGTTGCGTGTATTGACACCGGTCGCGTTCGCTCGCCGATCGCTTAACCAGAACGGCGCACGAGCGCAACCTGCACGCAACGTCTCCTCGCTACGCTGGGGGCATGATCGCACTACTTTCAACGACGCTCGCCGCAGTGGCCGCATTCGCGCTGGGCAGACTGAACGATCCCGTCGGCCGTGAGCTCGACGACGTTCGTTCGCAGGTCGAGCTGCGAAGCGTGATGACGCCGCTGTTCGGCGGCTCGTCCGACCGCTAGCTCGACGCTCCCTCAGGGGTGCGGCATGCCGCCGTGCACGCCGATCACCGTACCAATGGTGTAGCTCGACTCCGGCGAGGCGAGGTACACGTACGCCGGCGCCAGCTCGACCGGCTGCGCCGCGCGCCCGATGGGCGCACTGCTGCCGAACTTCTCGACGTGCTCCGGCGGCATCGACATCGGGATCAGCGGCGTCCACACCGGCCCCGGCGCGACGGCGTTCACGCGGATGCCCTTCGGCGCCAGCTCCTGGGCGAGTCCCTTCGTGAACGTGACGATCGCGCCCTTCGTGGTCGCGTAGTGCAGCAACGCGGGCTTTGGCTGGTACGCCTCGACCGACGCCGTGTTGATGATCGCGCCCCCCTCCGTCATGTGAGGGATGGCGGCCTTGCACAGCCAGAACATCGCCAGGATGTTCGTTCGGAAGACCCGCTCGATCTCGTCGGACGGGAGGTCGAGGATGCCCTCGCGCTCCATCTGGTGGGCGGCGTTGTTCACCAGCACGTCGAGCCGGCCGAACTCATCCATCGCCCGGCGCACCAGGCTCTGGCAGTGCTGCTCGTCGCCGATGTCGCCCTCTATGGCAACGCAGCGCCGGCCCGACGACTCGACCGCCTCGACCGTCTCCCTCGCGTCCGACTCCTCCTCGAGGTAGGCGATCAGGACGTCCGCGCCCTCGCGCGCGAACGCGATCGCGACCGCGCGGCCGATGCCGCTGTCGCCGCCGGTGATGATGGCCGCTCGGCCCTCGAGGCGGCCGGTTCCGCGGTACGACTCTCGCCCGTAATCGGGTCGCGGCTGCATCGCCGACTCGGTGCCCGGCGGGTTCTGGCGCTGCTGGGGGAACGGCGGCTCCGGCTGGTTTCCGAGCCCCTCGCCCTGGCTCTGCTGGTCGCTCATCCGGCGTCCTCGCTGATCGGGTGGCGGGGCGCGTACCCGCCGCCAATCGAGCACAAACGTCGAGCGCTAGGATGCACACGACCGGAATGTGCTTCGCGACGTGCAGCGAGGCGCGCGTACCCCCTTCCGGTCAGCCCGCCGGTTCTAGTAGACAGAACCGGCGGCCCACTCCTTCACAGCCGGAAGCTCGGCAGCAGCCGCTTCTCGGTGTCGCCCTCGAGCGCG
This window encodes:
- a CDS encoding alkaline phosphatase family protein — translated: MRRLILVATATALMLMAGSAGTSAATATTPALASSHVYLIIGENTEYTQVSKIDAPYILGNLKPRSAWLTNYFALTHFSEANYVGMMSGQYTHCQQFDYSAADCHQDVGNLFSQLDGRHVTWQSWMESMPEPCGLTSSGAAKTLNHYGAKHNPAIFFDNIEGSGGVWGAPGDECIANDLPTGGTGPNDMSVFNTAVRNHDTAQFNLVVPNECEDGHDNCQPKKNRLTQFDTFLSREVPIIQGADPNALIIVTFDEGTSNKGPASSKQFTGGGNVVFLALGPLVHPGVYQSTSNHFGLLATLEDGYGAPRLAGASSTDAIGGIWK
- a CDS encoding DUF1698 domain-containing protein, translated to MTVITEQDLRHELDRLRPFHHSIELPYGLNTFDAATSRRPVEGVRVDSFVRHAYPALLDRYGGTLAGKRVLDVGCNCGGFSFEAAKAGAEAVMGIDLADRYIEQANLIRRVLGLDQTEFRVMAIEDVTPETVGRFDVVLCLGVLYHLESPVAAMRSLSGVCDDVMLVDTNITASRWLKKPFWRTNVPVPGREDGTTGAWRSDRRVFQCTPNAPAVEQLLDFVGFPDVIQLPNREPSLDRRYKKGRRATFLATAGAVAG
- a CDS encoding SDR family oxidoreductase encodes the protein MSDQQSQGEGLGNQPEPPFPQQRQNPPGTESAMQPRPDYGRESYRGTGRLEGRAAIITGGDSGIGRAVAIAFAREGADVLIAYLEEESDARETVEAVESSGRRCVAIEGDIGDEQHCQSLVRRAMDEFGRLDVLVNNAAHQMEREGILDLPSDEIERVFRTNILAMFWLCKAAIPHMTEGGAIINTASVEAYQPKPALLHYATTKGAIVTFTKGLAQELAPKGIRVNAVAPGPVWTPLIPMSMPPEHVEKFGSSAPIGRAAQPVELAPAYVYLASPESSYTIGTVIGVHGGMPHP